The Aythya fuligula isolate bAytFul2 chromosome 2, bAytFul2.pri, whole genome shotgun sequence genome contains a region encoding:
- the WDR86 gene encoding WD repeat-containing protein 86 has protein sequence MGNSGSAVKVCADHQGGINWLSLSPDGQRLLTGSEDGTARLWSTADSQCHGHFQGHESYITFCHLENEAAFTCSADHTIRKWDVVTGQCLAIYRGHTSIVNRILVAKDYLFSGSYDRTARCWSVDKENQIQEFRGHRNCVLTLAHYSSKDVLEEEEEEEEEEEKVSRDLLVTGSTDCTVKVWWVSSGRCYQTLLGHTGAVLCLILDAPNRELFSGSTDYTIRTWNIVTGEQLKVFKEHQGSIICLELVNRHLYSGSADRTVKCWLVDTGERIQTYKAHKHSVSTLKYHAGILFTGSGDACARAFNSRSGVLQKIFRGHKFIINCIQIHNELLYTASHDGTLRIWDIRGICKRNKRRLKKERSAQGRSSQKGSLPRLFNNKVGCMVQQENGDHETVELM, from the exons ATGGGGAACAGCGGCTCCGCCGTCAAGGTCTGTGCCGATCACCAAGGAGGCATCAACTGGCTGAGCCTCAGCCCCGACGGGCAGCGCCTGCTGACAGGGAGTGAGGATGGCACTGCAAGGCTCTGGAGCACGGCCGACAGCCAGTGCCACGGCCACTTCCAAG GGCATGAAAGCTACATCACCTTCTGCCACTTAGAGAACGAGGCCGCCTTCACGTGCAGCGCCGACCACACCATTCGGAAGTGGGACGTGGTGACGGGCCAGTGCCTGGCCATTTACCGAGGACACACCTCAATTGTTAACAG GATCCTGGTTGCCAAAGACTATCTCTTTAGTGGCTCCTATGACAGGACGGCCCGCTGCTGGAGTGTGGACAAGGAGAACCAAATCCAGGAATTCCGGGGCCATCGGAACTGTGTCCTGACTCTAGCTCACTACTCCTCCAAGGATGTCCtcgaagaggaggaggaggaggaggaagaggaggagaaagtgaGCAGAGACCTCCTGGTGACAGGTAGCACGGACTGCACTGTTAAGGTCTGGTGGGTGTCCAGCGGGCGCTGTTACCAGACTCTGCTGGGACACACTGGGGCTGTTTTATGCCTTATACTTGACGCACCAAACAGGGAGCTGTTCTCTGGCAGCACGGATTACACCATTCGAACGTGGAATATTGTCACTGGTGAGCAGTTGAAAGTGTTCAAAGAGCACCAAGGATCAATAATTTGTCTAGAG cTAGTGAACCGGCACCTGTACTCAGGCAGCGCGGACAGGACGGTGAAGTGCTGGTTGGTGGACACTGGGGAGCGAATCCAAACCTACAAGGCTCACAAGCACAGCGTTAGCACTTTGAAATACCACGCTGGCATCT TGTTCACAGGAAGCGGGGATGCCTGCGCCAGAGCTTTCAATTCCAGGAGCGGCGTCCTGCAGAAGATCTTCCGAGGACACAAGTTCATCATCAACTGCATCCAG ATCCACAACGAGTTGCTGTACACGGCTTCCCACGACGGCACGCTAAGGATCTGGGACATCCGGGGGATATGCAAGAGGAATAAGCGGCGCTTGAAGAAGGAGCGGTCGGCGCAGGGCAGGAGCTCGCAGAAGGGAAGCCTCCCTCGGCTTTTCAACAACAAAGTGGGCTGCATGGTGCAGCAGGAGAACGGCGACCACGAGACCGTTGAACTCATGTGA
- the CRYGN gene encoding gamma-crystallin N, with translation MSQYSGKITFYEGKCFTGRRLDICGTCCSFQDRGFLNRVNSICVQSGAWVCFAHPNLRGQQYVLEHGEYPHFHHWNSRGDRLGSCRPVGMHGEHYRMEIFEGSRFSGRSLELTEDCASLQGQGWDKPFVNAIKVYGDGAWVLYEEPNYRGRMYVVERGEFSSFRVWQACSSSVQSVRRVVNYV, from the exons aTCACTTTCTACGAAGGGAAATGCTTCACGGGCAGGAGGCTGGACATCTGCGGGAcctgctgcagcttccaggACCGAGGGTTCCTCAACCGGGTCAACTCCATCTGCGTCCAGAGCGGGGCTTGGGTCTGCTTTGCCCACCCCAACCTCCGCGGGCAGCAGTACGTGCTGGAGCACGGCGAGTACCCCCACTTCCATCACTGGAACAGCCGCGGCGACCGCCTGGGCTCCTGCCGGCCTGTGGGGATG catGGCGAGCACTACAGAATGGAAATATTCGAGGGGAGCCGGTTCAGCGGCCGCAGCCTGGAGCTGACTGAGGACTGCGCCTCActgcaggggcagggctgggacaagCCCTTCGTCAACGCCATCAAGGTGTACGGCGACGGCGC GTGGGTGCTGTACGAGGAGCCCAACTATCGAGGCCGCATGTACGTGGTGGAGCGGGGCGAGTTCAGCAGCTTCAGAGTGTGGCAGGCGTGCAGCTCAAGCGTCCAGTCCGTCAGGAGAGTCGTCAACTACGTCTAG